TCAGCAGCTGAGATTGTATAACAAAGTAATTAcaactctgtgtgtgttggagaGAATCAGCCTCCTCTCTGCTGAGAGCTGACATTGCTGTGAGGGGAGGATGAAAACCTGCGTCCCTTTAAGGGTTTCTACAAGTTTTCAACACATTTACAAACACAGAGGAACCATGGAAACACCAATGCAGAGTTTCCTGTCAGGGTTTCCAGCAGAGAGTCAGCTCTGTCTCAGAGAATGTGAATGTTTATTACATTCACCGATGTAGACgaggatgaaaatgaaaaacagaagataaCTTTGACTGTACAGTGAAGAGTcataaaataaagtctaaaagAACCAAATAGGTCAAACAGAATCATCATGAAATCCAATCAGTTGAAGAACAAAGTtgagaaccagatcagaaccagagctgTTAGAGGACAGCAGTTCTTATCCAATCTTCAGCTCTCTcactttattcttttgttttttcctccaaatgtatCAGAGTTGTTGATTGTATTGATTGGCTTTTGACAAAAACCTGATCATAGTAAGTACTTGCTGCACCATTGTCAGCTCTAGTTAACAGGATAAAACTCCTTATAAATTAAGACAATTTCAGGGAACCTGCAGGGCATTTGGTGAAGCTCTGAGTTTCTAAAGATCctgtaaaattataaatcaatCATTGTATCAGTTTGCTGGTGGCATTtttagtttgatatttttactgtttcacTTTTAGTAGTTCATTAGTTTTCACtattatttctacatttactTCGTAGTTTAGTTTAGAGTTACTAGCTGGAAAGGCCTGTATTTATATCTGATACACCTTTATTATatgatataatataatatattatacaGTTTATGAAGTCCAAAGGTCCCCTAAGTGCCTGACATGGTATTAATTCATAGTGTTTAGTTATTCTTAGTTTGATTAGATGAAcctggtttctgttttacttcacATCAATCCATTATTATGTTCATGGTATTCATTCATTGTGTCTATTTATCCTTTATTCTATTAtaactttgttttctccatttctttctcctccttGCTCCCGTCTCTCACCTGCTCCTTGTCAGTAATGAAGCTCCTCTGTTATTAAAAGCTCCAATCATTTAATACTGAATTCTCTCTTTATTCCAGATTTTCCATCTCATCCACATccagtatttttcttcttgctcCCTGTGTTTTCCTCGATGCTTTTGTTTGATcaattttttatacattttttaccATCACCTCACCGGCTCAACTTGTTCTGCATTTGGATACAATAACATGACAATAACCTGAAAGTCTGTTTACTTCACTAAGTGAAACTCAAAATATATATCAGCTACACACAGATGAATGTTTGTAaccctttatttttgttagtaattattttatattttcagttaataaaaaggacatttataATTAGAATATCACACCGTAAAATTAAAGTATTATTTAATACAGGAATGTGAGTTTGATGAAAAGTAtcatgaaaatgttattttcaaatggTACTTCTGATCTGAAAAATGGTCAATATTGGAACACATgctctaatttattaaatatgactgtaCATTTTGTCATTCACTGATTCATCACTGATGGTGGTAAACTACACAGCAGCCATGGGGAAGCCTGATGGAGGAATCCTCAGGAAAAATCCAccttctttaacatttttctttgagtgAACTGAGGGAAGCTAGGAGAAActgtttgaaattgttttttaatattcatatcTTGCAGCGTGTTTTTGTCTAGTTAAAGTAGAACACCTGCATGCAGAGACattgctttctttgttttccagaaCTACATACTATTTTCTGTAAGAGGCAGTTCGTCTCCTCACTGTTGGCATCACAAACTGGATTCGGCGAGCTGACCATGAGGGAGTCCAGTGACTGGCCACCCTGAAGACCAAATCTTCAGCTCTCCTGAAGTAGAACAGAAGGGGAACCTGGATCTCATCTCCTGTGTTGAAATAACACACCATGTTTATCTTGTTTGATGTAATATATCTGGTATATAACCTGGACCTGGATGTTAAATCAGGACCCTTTGCAGCCCCTAACCCAGAATACACAAAGGGTGCATGGATCTTTACATCCTTTCAGGGAACATGGACCAGATTCTCTGATGTTCCTTATGAAAGTCCAGTGAGGAATCAGCCACATTGTGTCTCCTTTGTCAGAAAATACCATGCATATGTTTTAAAGTTAGCATCAATTCCCCCAAAAATCCAGAgtaatgttttgttgtgtgttATCTGACTTGCACATAGCATGCAAAACCTAGCCAACAATAATCACTTtcatccaaataaacaaatattacaatatttgtAGGGATTCGGGTTTTCATGTGAGTTTATTAATTTAGTCTGTTTGTCTGCATGTCTTGGCCTCAGTTGTTCCCAGTTGTGTTTTGTTCCCTGATTATCTCCTTGTGTATTTAAACTCACCATGTCTCTAATGTTGTGTCCTCGCCGTCGCTCTGTTTAAATTCCAGTGCTCCCAGTTTGTCAGTTCCTTGCTGcctggatttttttgtgttatgtTGTTTGTCGTCATTAAAACCATCCCCACATCCATCTTCCTCACCAAATAACAACTCATGACAAAGTTACTGTAGGCTGGAGTTTTGTTTGTGACTTTTGTTGATAATAACTTTAAGTCAGATGCGAAGAATGcacattaatgttttaatttgtaaaaagcatttatttttggaataattttcttgtctctgttggtaaaaggacagaaaagagaacATTAAGTGAAGCATCTAGAGAAAATAGTGATGTAATAAAATATCCTTAATGTGTAAGTTGTTAGAAATCTAATAAAAGAACGACTGACTTTTGGTAAAAGAGGATTCATTCAGtaaatgcatgtttgttttgatgataTTTATTTCAACCTTTTTGAACAGCTTTAATCAAAGATTTACTTTCACGTGACgggaaacattttctacaaataaaaagctcatATAAAAAGTGCCGTATCTCCTGGGACTGTAAACCATAAATGATGGGGTTGAGGCTGCCTGGGACAAGGACGAACAAGATGGCTGAGAGTTTTCTGTAGTCTGAATATTGGGGATACCGATGGAGAACAATAATCGTAAAGCCACTGAGAGACATAATAAGATAAACCACCAGATGTGTGCTGCAAGTCTTAAATGCTTTACTGTTCAAAGATTTGTTCTTGGTGGCCAGACAGACGGCTGTGATGCTCCCATAGGTGAGAACGATGCAGCCAATAGACGCTACATACAGCAGCACAGTGAATGTCAGACCATAGACATTATTAATGACCACACTCTCGCAGGACAGCTTGAAAAGCGAGGCGTTGTCACAGAAAGGGTTGGCGATGAGGGTCCTGCATCGGTTGAGCCTCACAGTCAGACCCAGCAGAATCCCAACCAGCACCATCGGCACGCCCCAGGACAGCGCTATCAGCTTTACTACCATCCTGCTGGTCATCACTGTGCTGTAGAACAGGGGGCGGCAGATGGCCACGTATCTGTCGAAGGCCATGGCCATGAGCACCGTGTGGGAAGTGGTGCCAAACATGTGTGTAATGAAAGCCTGAACCACGCATTCATAATAACTGATGAGACGTTCAGACGGAGGCAGCAAGATGTCTGACAGCAAACGGGGTAAAATATGAGTACTTCCAATGATGTCGCTGACCGTCAGGTTGACAAACAGCAGATACATGGGCTGATGAAGCTTCTTTTCAAAGACAATGATTATTAAAATACCCAGATTCATAATCATAAATATGACgtaggaaaacagaaacaggaaaaagataAAGTGCACTGAGTAATCTGCAACCTTCAAGCCCTCCAGCTGCAGGGTGGGACTGTTGTAGGTGAGGTTCTCCATCTGGCTGCGAAACAAAGCAAAGTTTAAGACAACAGACAATTTCTTAAACAGATTTACTagaaagtttaaattaattaacaatAACTACAGACAAAGTTGGTAgaaattgacatttaaaatattaaaagagcAGCACATCCAGCAGGTTGATACGCACTGCAGGCATGCAGAGAACCACAGCTGTTATCCAGATCATTTGATGCCGATTGTATTTCTGGATGCATTTTTAACTCTAAGAGGGAAGGGCCAAATTACCAAGATAATGTGTGATGTAATCATTGTCACTGGACAGTTCCTATTGGCTCTGCAGGCCTAATGATCTCACActttattctttagtttttccCGCTAAGTTTATCAGAGTTGTGTGCTGGACCTGATTGgcttttcacaaaaacaaagttgattCTGGCTGCACCTCTGTAAGCTTTAATAAACAGGATGATACTTATTATTTATTAGGCCGATTTCAGGGAACCTGCAGGGCATTTGGTGCAGCTCTGAGCGTTCCTAAAGGTCCGgtaaaattataaatcaatCACTGCATCAATTTCCTGATAGGATTATCAGTAggaaatttttacttttacttttagtcTTTCATTAGgtttcaatattatttcaacatttactGAGCAGTCTCACTTACAGTTACTAGATTTAATTGCCTGAACTTGTAGAGTGCTTTATCAAGTTCATAAAAACCAAAAGTGCCTCAAACTACAATcctattcaataaattaaagtaCTATTGTCAGGatcttatgtttttgtttttctgtgtttgtagttttgttcatttgactTTTGTGTTCTGCCTTAGTTATTCTTAGTTTGATTAGATGAAcctggtttctgttttacttcacATCAATCCATTATTATGTTCATGGTATTCATTCATTGTATCTATTTATCCTTTATTCTATTAtaactttgttttctccatttctttctcctccttGTTCCCGTCTCTCACCTGCTCCTTGTCAGTAATGAAGCtcctctgtttttaaaagctccaGTCAATCATTTAATACTGAATTCTCTCTTTACACCAGATTTTCCATCTCATCCATATCCAGTCTCTGTTTCTTCTTGCTCCCTGTGTTTTCCTCGATGCTTTTGTTTGATcaattttttatacattttttaccATCACCTCACCGGCTCAACTTGTTCTGCATTTGGATACAATAACATGACAATAACCTGAAAGTCTGTTTACTTCACAAAGTGAAACTCAAAATATATATCAGCTACACACAGATGAATGTTTGTAacccttttattttgttagtaattattttatattttc
This window of the Gambusia affinis linkage group LG15, SWU_Gaff_1.0, whole genome shotgun sequence genome carries:
- the LOC122845120 gene encoding olfactory receptor 52K1-like, producing MENLTYNSPTLQLEGLKVADYSVHFIFFLFLFSYVIFMIMNLGILIIIVFEKKLHQPMYLLFVNLTVSDIIGSTHILPRLLSDILLPPSERLISYYECVVQAFITHMFGTTSHTVLMAMAFDRYVAICRPLFYSTVMTSRMVVKLIALSWGVPMVLVGILLGLTVRLNRCRTLIANPFCDNASLFKLSCESVVINNVYGLTFTVLLYVASIGCIVLTYGSITAVCLATKNKSLNSKAFKTCSTHLVVYLIMSLSGFTIIVLHRYPQYSDYRKLSAILFVLVPGSLNPIIYGLQSQEIRHFLYELFICRKCFPSRESKSLIKAVQKG